Proteins from one Oscillatoria nigro-viridis PCC 7112 genomic window:
- a CDS encoding sulfurtransferase yields MTDNTLIVSPEWLATHTDNPQVVIIDCRFSLADPELGQKQYQESHIPGASYLDLNRDLASSVGKHGGRHPLPNIEELADKLSAIGINSPETLVVAYDDSRLAFAARLWWLLRYMGHSKVAVLDGGFSAWKAAGYPVTSILPDPREGKFIARLQQDLAVDIEAVKERKDLPGQVLVDSRESERYEGLREPIDPIAGHIPGAVNYPWQGVTDETGKVRSASEQKQRWTELEKAEEIIVYCGSGVTACVNLLSLEIAGIPDAKLYVGSWSDWCSYQL; encoded by the coding sequence ATGACTGACAACACTTTAATCGTTTCTCCTGAATGGTTGGCCACCCATACCGACAATCCGCAAGTTGTAATCATTGACTGTCGTTTTTCCCTGGCCGACCCGGAATTGGGACAAAAACAATATCAAGAAAGTCACATTCCGGGAGCTTCCTATTTAGATTTAAACCGCGATCTCGCCAGTTCAGTCGGCAAACACGGCGGTAGACATCCGCTGCCAAATATTGAAGAATTAGCTGATAAATTGAGCGCGATCGGCATTAATTCACCTGAAACTTTAGTCGTCGCCTATGACGATTCGCGGCTGGCCTTTGCAGCTCGTTTGTGGTGGCTGCTGCGATATATGGGACACAGCAAAGTGGCTGTGTTAGACGGCGGTTTCAGCGCATGGAAAGCGGCGGGCTATCCGGTAACAAGTATTTTGCCAGACCCCCGCGAGGGTAAATTTATTGCTCGCTTGCAGCAGGATTTGGCGGTAGATATTGAGGCGGTAAAAGAGCGTAAAGACTTGCCGGGACAAGTTTTGGTTGATTCGCGAGAAAGCGAGAGATATGAAGGTTTGCGGGAGCCGATCGACCCCATTGCAGGTCACATTCCGGGTGCGGTTAACTATCCTTGGCAAGGGGTGACGGATGAAACTGGAAAAGTGCGATCGGCATCCGAACAAAAACAGCGGTGGACAGAATTAGAAAAAGCTGAAGAAATTATTGTTTATTGCGGTTCCGGGGTGACGGCTTGCGTTAATTTACTGTCTTTAGAAATCGCCGGAATTCCCGATGCTAAACTTTATGTCGGTAGCTGGAGTGACTGGTGTTCTTATCAGTTGTAG